From one Lactiplantibacillus paraplantarum genomic stretch:
- a CDS encoding CvpA family protein: protein MIFTIVILILLASAIFRGFHRGFVIEMLHLIGTVVVLLFARLLYQPFGTMISNFLANLHLIDASVVSTLIINLVAFFVLISLGWSVIRLLGRVSRSITWLPVIKQVNSVAGGVVSFVVTYLVIFVALSLANLVNTNFIQTQMAHSPLATYIVKQTPGLTSHYLSNLIKFNDGTTADS, encoded by the coding sequence ATGATATTTACGATTGTGATTTTAATTTTACTAGCAAGCGCAATTTTTCGCGGGTTTCACCGTGGATTTGTGATTGAGATGCTGCATTTGATTGGTACTGTGGTAGTATTATTATTTGCGCGACTACTTTATCAGCCTTTTGGAACGATGATTAGTAATTTTTTGGCAAATTTACATTTAATTGACGCTTCAGTTGTTAGTACCCTGATTATTAACTTGGTGGCCTTCTTTGTGTTAATTTCGTTAGGCTGGTCGGTCATTCGTTTACTGGGTCGGGTTTCACGGAGTATTACATGGCTGCCAGTCATCAAGCAAGTCAATAGTGTTGCGGGTGGCGTCGTGTCGTTTGTTGTGACCTATTTAGTTATCTTTGTGGCGTTATCGTTGGCTAATTTAGTTAATACTAACTTTATTCAGACGCAAATGGCGCATTCACCACTAGCCACATATATTGTTAAGCAGACTCCTGGTTTGACTAGTCATTATCTCAGTAATTTGATTAAATTTAATGATGGAACGACCGCGGATTCTTAA